The segment AGAACACCGAGAACGATTCCGAAACAGTGGAACAATGGAACCGGGAGACACACTCTGTCCTCTTCTGTGAACTTCTGCCTCTCTCCTATGTAGTATCCGTTGTTGAGGATGTTCTTATGTGTAAGCATGACACCTTTCGGGAAGCCTGTCGTTCCTGAGGTGTATTGCATGTTGATGACATCTTCGCAGTTGAGCGTCTTCTTGATGCGGTCCAGCTCGTCCCTGTCAATATGCGTTCCGAGAAGAAGAAGTTCGGATGTGTTGTACATTCCTCTGTGCTTTTCCTGTCCGATGTATATGACGCTTTCGAGGTTTGGATATTCCTCGCTCTTGAGGTTTCCTCTCTTACACGTCTTCAGTTCCGGCACCAGGTCGTAGACGGTCTCTACGTAATCAACATCCCTGAAGTGATCAACGATAGCCAGTGCCTTCATGTCAGACTGTTTCATGACATAGGCAAGTTCATGGCTTTTGTATGCGGTGTTCACGGTGACCAGTACTGCACCTATTTTTGCAGTTGCGAACAGGAATGTCAGCCAGTCAGGGACATTACGTGCCCATATACCGACATGGTCACCTTTTGTGATCCCTATAGACAGTAGGCCTTTTGCAAGGTCATCGACCCTTTCATTGAACTCCTGGTATGAAAAGCGCAGGTTTCGGTCAGGATAGACGATGAAATCCCTGTCAGGCTCGTTCCTAACCTGTTCCTCAAAGAACTCTCCAATAGTAGATTCAGTAAATAGCATGATATCAGGTCCTTTTTATTGTTCGTTCGTCCTAATCAATCCGTGACGAGGTGTTCACTTAATGCCTCTCTGATGTCATCCGGTAATTGGACTGATTTCTTGTTAATGAAATCATAATGCACTATAACGGCAGTTCCCTTTGTCTTTAACTCACCTTTCTGCCAGGCCTCATGTAATAATGTGAAGGAGCTGTTGCCTATTCTCTGGACATAGGTCCTGATTTCAACGTCCCCGTCAAAGAACATCTCCCCAAGGAAGTCAAAGTCGATCCTTGCCATTATCAGGTTCCACTTCTCATAACTCAGGTCAAGGTCAGGCTGGAACATCCTGAATAAAGGGTTCCTTGCAAGTTCGAACCATTCCGGAAGTACGGTATTGTTTACATGGCCAAGGCCATCGATATCGCCAAATCTTGGTGTCACAGTTGTAACGAACATTTCTTATCCCTTAGAAAGGTGTGTAGACTACAGCAAGTATTCTTGCTTCTGATTCTGTTGCATGGACGTCATGTGGCACAACGGAGTCATAGTAGATGCTGTCTCCTGCGGACAGTTCATAGTTCTCCTTTCCATATGTCACTTCGATGTTTCCACTAAGGACGTATATGAACTCCTCTCCCTCATGGGATGAAAGCTCGTGCTCCTCCTCATGGCTGAAAGGATGGACATCAATGATGAATGGCTCCATGTTCCTGTCCTGCTTGTCTGCTGCAAGTGAGTGGAACTCAAGTGCACTCTCTTCAGGGTTCCTGGATTTTCCTGAAAAGCGAACTACATTGGCTGAAGCTCCGTTCCTTACGACGACAGGACCGGTCTGTGGCATATCATCAAGGAATGTGCCCAGACGTACTCCCAGTGCACGTGCGATCTTCAAAAGAGGTGTCAATGATGGAATTAGTTCACCTGCTTCAAGTTTCTCTATAAGTTCCACACTGCTCTGACTTTCTTTTGCCAGCTCTTCCACGGACATTTCCTTTGTTTCACGGAACTGGCGTATTTTATCTCCGACGCTGTTTTTTTCTGTCAATTCATTCACCTCTTTCGCATAGGTCAACGCAAATAAATGGTATTTCAAATTAGAATCGTAACTTAAATATGTATCTGTCAGCTTTTCAGGCAACCTTTATAAGATATTGAAAACCAAATATATCATTGTGAATTCAAATGAAAAGTAAAATACTGGTATTGATATTGGTGCTATCATCTTTATTGATGGCAGGATGTATCGGGGACAATGGAGACGAAGTTCCTGTCGATAATGAAACTCCTGTAGATGTTCCTGATGAGAACATCTCAGAGGATGATGATGTTCCTGTTGATGAGAACGGAGATGTCATAGAACCTCAGACTTACATGATAAGGCTTGGAAGGTTGGATAGGTATGCTGCAATACCTAATTATCTTGAGATCAATAGGGGAGATACTATCATCTGGAGAAACGAGATGAAAGAGAGGAAACTACTATTTGAGGTTATCAGTGAAGACAATCTCTGGGAAGAAGAGAGGATTGCTCCAGGTATGCAGTTCAACTATACCTTCACTGAGCAGGGTGCCTATAATTTCACAGTTCCTCCATGGGATGCTATGAACCATACCGTTATCGTTAAATGATGGCGGAATGTACAGCGTGCACTATGCAGATGAAGAGCACAAAGGTCACCGAAGGTACAACTACGGTCCTTGTTCCGGTGCCTCCGGAGGGCGTATCTTTTCCGCCATCTGAAGCACCGGTATTCTATAATCCTCACATGGAGTTGAACCGCGATATATCCGTCGTGGCAACTTTAGCGTATGCAAAGAGGCTTTCAGCCCAGAAGGATATCGGGATATCAGACATAAGCTATGTTGATACCATGTCCGCATCGGGGATCAGGGGACTTCGTATCGCCAATGAGGTCGGTGTTTCAGTAACGTTGAACGACTGGAGTGATGAGGCCTTTGAGCTTATTCTTGAGAATATCGAACTTACCGATCTTTCAGAGAT is part of the Methanococcoides methylutens MM1 genome and harbors:
- a CDS encoding thioesterase family protein, with amino-acid sequence MFVTTVTPRFGDIDGLGHVNNTVLPEWFELARNPLFRMFQPDLDLSYEKWNLIMARIDFDFLGEMFFDGDVEIRTYVQRIGNSSFTLLHEAWQKGELKTKGTAVIVHYDFINKKSVQLPDDIREALSEHLVTD
- a CDS encoding XRE family transcriptional regulator gives rise to the protein MTEKNSVGDKIRQFRETKEMSVEELAKESQSSVELIEKLEAGELIPSLTPLLKIARALGVRLGTFLDDMPQTGPVVVRNGASANVVRFSGKSRNPEESALEFHSLAADKQDRNMEPFIIDVHPFSHEEEHELSSHEGEEFIYVLSGNIEVTYGKENYELSAGDSIYYDSVVPHDVHATESEARILAVVYTPF